In a single window of the Streptomyces sp. NBC_00094 genome:
- a CDS encoding GNAT family N-acetyltransferase, whose translation MVGPFGLASPEVGAYIGGSRPRDELERAMPEVSGRRPGLFVVDLDGAMIGMVTLDRRDAERPGHVRPEAGETGLGSMFLPEAWGSGYAAEACAAALGRLADALPGEPVVLSTRTTNHRAMRLAEKPGFIEVERFEEYGAEQWFGVWSSARSVTS comes from the coding sequence GTGGTAGGTCCCTTCGGTCTCGCGTCGCCGGAGGTGGGCGCCTATATCGGTGGCTCCCGGCCGCGCGACGAGCTCGAACGCGCGATGCCCGAGGTGTCCGGGCGGCGCCCCGGACTCTTCGTGGTCGATCTCGACGGAGCGATGATCGGCATGGTCACGCTCGACCGGCGCGACGCGGAACGTCCGGGGCACGTCCGTCCCGAGGCCGGAGAGACCGGGCTCGGCTCCATGTTCCTGCCGGAGGCATGGGGGAGCGGGTACGCCGCCGAGGCGTGCGCGGCGGCACTCGGCCGGCTCGCCGACGCGCTTCCCGGCGAGCCGGTGGTGCTCTCCACCCGGACCACCAACCACCGCGCGATGCGCCTCGCGGAGAAGCCGGGGTTCATCGAGGTGGAGCGGTTCGAGGAGTACGGGGCCGAGCAGTGGTTCGGCGTGTGGTCCTCGGCTCGATCCGTCACCTCCTGA
- a CDS encoding AraC family transcriptional regulator, with translation MDVLSDVVAVMRTGRPRSAYVRWHAPWGQEFSSVPGSAGFQVVLQGSCWLLPTDAEPVRLDTGDVVFLPHGKGHTLADSPQTPVAAPACGPGDAEQYDAYASDSVDRSGDGGPVTVLLCGAYQLDPSRAHPLLLSLPDLIHLPAHPGRRAELGSAVKLLAAELETPRLGTDAAVPALLDTLLLYILRIWFDERSLRGDHTTGWAAALNDPPVTAALHAIHRDLAAPWTVAKLAAEAGLSRAPFAKRFARLVGQPPLAYLTWWRMTTAARLLRTSDAPLRSVAAQVGYTSEFAFAHTFKRAHGTPPGTYRRKG, from the coding sequence ATGGACGTACTGAGCGATGTGGTCGCAGTGATGCGGACCGGTCGACCCCGGTCGGCGTATGTGCGATGGCATGCCCCGTGGGGACAGGAGTTCTCCTCCGTACCGGGGTCGGCGGGCTTCCAGGTGGTCCTACAGGGCTCCTGCTGGCTCCTGCCCACAGATGCGGAACCCGTCCGGCTGGACACGGGGGACGTGGTGTTCCTGCCGCACGGCAAAGGGCACACCCTGGCCGACAGCCCCCAGACCCCGGTGGCGGCCCCTGCCTGCGGCCCCGGTGACGCGGAGCAGTACGACGCCTACGCATCGGACAGCGTCGACAGGAGCGGAGACGGCGGCCCGGTCACCGTGTTGCTGTGCGGCGCCTACCAGCTCGATCCGTCCCGCGCTCACCCGCTGTTGCTGTCCCTCCCCGATCTGATCCACCTGCCTGCGCACCCGGGCCGTCGTGCCGAGTTGGGCTCAGCGGTGAAGCTGCTTGCCGCCGAACTGGAGACCCCGCGCCTGGGCACGGATGCGGCCGTCCCCGCACTCCTGGACACACTGTTGCTCTACATCCTGCGCATCTGGTTCGACGAACGGTCACTCCGAGGGGACCACACCACCGGATGGGCCGCCGCTCTGAACGACCCGCCGGTCACCGCCGCCCTCCACGCCATCCACCGCGACCTGGCAGCCCCGTGGACAGTGGCGAAGCTCGCCGCGGAAGCCGGGCTCTCCAGAGCACCCTTCGCCAAGCGCTTCGCTCGGCTGGTCGGCCAGCCACCCCTGGCCTACCTGACCTGGTGGCGGATGACCACGGCAGCACGACTGCTACGGACATCGGACGCACCGCTGAGATCGGTCGCCGCCCAAGTGGGCTACACGTCCGAGTTCGCCTTCGCCCACACGTTCAAGCGCGCGCACGGCACTCCGCCCGGAACCTACCGCCGGAAGGGCTGA
- a CDS encoding NADP-dependent oxidoreductase gives MTMMKTARIHEFGDASVIRYDDVPRPRPDFGEVLIRVAANSFNPTETALRAGLLQAFLPVDLPYALGWDVAGTVAEIGAGAEGFAVGDRVIGRLDGGGAAAEYVRAPAAVLTAAPESIPLAHAAALPVAGLTAWQAVFEHGKVAAGRRVLVNGAGGGVGGFVTQLAKYAGAEVIATAGPRSTEAVLRQGANLVIDYTARPVSTALDGPVDILFNLVPLSPQDAAALVPLVRQGGRIVSIATPIEPPLDAGVSAMHMVARNDVADLRALVDLVDTGTVSVDISSSRPLADLADVHRLSQADRTRGKVLIIP, from the coding sequence ATGACGATGATGAAGACCGCCCGCATCCACGAGTTCGGCGATGCCTCCGTGATCCGCTACGACGATGTTCCGCGCCCACGCCCCGACTTCGGTGAAGTGCTCATTCGCGTCGCCGCCAACTCGTTCAATCCCACCGAGACCGCGTTGCGTGCCGGGCTGCTGCAGGCGTTCCTCCCCGTGGACTTGCCCTACGCGCTCGGCTGGGACGTCGCCGGCACCGTAGCCGAGATCGGCGCGGGGGCGGAGGGGTTCGCCGTGGGCGACCGTGTCATCGGACGGCTCGACGGCGGCGGTGCGGCTGCCGAATACGTCCGGGCGCCCGCCGCCGTATTGACCGCCGCACCGGAGTCCATCCCGCTCGCTCACGCCGCAGCGCTTCCTGTCGCCGGCCTGACGGCGTGGCAGGCGGTTTTCGAGCACGGGAAGGTGGCCGCGGGCCGGCGGGTGCTGGTCAACGGTGCGGGTGGCGGCGTCGGAGGCTTCGTTACGCAGCTTGCCAAGTACGCGGGGGCCGAGGTGATCGCCACGGCCGGTCCCCGGAGTACCGAGGCGGTCCTGCGGCAGGGGGCGAACCTCGTCATCGACTACACCGCTCGACCGGTGAGCACCGCGCTCGACGGCCCGGTGGACATCCTGTTCAACTTGGTCCCGTTGAGCCCCCAGGACGCCGCGGCCCTGGTGCCCCTGGTGCGGCAGGGTGGGCGGATCGTGTCGATCGCGACCCCGATCGAGCCGCCTCTCGACGCCGGGGTGAGCGCGATGCACATGGTCGCCCGAAACGATGTCGCGGATCTGAGGGCGCTTGTGGACCTCGTCGACACGGGCACGGTCAGCGTCGACATCAGCTCATCGCGCCCCCTGGCCGACCTCGCCGACGTCCACCGTCTCAGCCAAGCCGACCGGACCCGGGGCAAGGTCCTCATCATCCCGTGA
- a CDS encoding MFS transporter — protein MTLMPQTDSATGTSRTPSLRTPRSWQVVLTASAAQFLVVLDVSVVNVALPSMRTDLGLSAIGLQWVLNAYAVAFAGFMLLGGRAADLYGRKAMFLLGLGLFTAASVVGGIAPEGPYLIGARAVQGLGAAFLSPATLTLVAGAVPAGAARTRAIGTWTAVGAAGGAAGGFVGGLLVDLLSWRWVLLINVPVGILVLAAALLWLREGPTGTGRRLDLPGAVLVTAGLATLAYGIARTEETAWTDPATLLTLLGGLALLAVFVAVEARTAAPLMPLKLFRNRAVSAANVAILLCGSTSFGMWFFMTTYAQNVLGYTPLQAGLALVPSSLSVILGSKLAPRLMPVLGARNVAVTGALIGAAGFAWQSTLTVDGTFLGTILGPGILMMAGLGLATTPLATLATSSAEPGDAGLVSGLVNTSRTMGGALGLAVLSTIAAAAAPTGPYISVAGTPDPYHLVPGYAMAFRVAAGVLTAAAALMLLWLPKTATRSAKV, from the coding sequence ATGACGCTCATGCCGCAGACCGACTCCGCCACGGGCACCTCACGCACCCCGTCCCTCCGCACGCCCCGCTCGTGGCAGGTCGTCCTGACCGCCTCCGCCGCCCAGTTCCTCGTCGTCCTCGACGTCTCCGTCGTGAACGTCGCCCTGCCGTCCATGCGCACCGACCTCGGGCTCTCGGCGATCGGCCTGCAGTGGGTGCTCAACGCCTACGCCGTCGCCTTCGCCGGCTTCATGCTGCTCGGCGGACGGGCCGCCGACCTCTACGGGCGCAAGGCGATGTTCCTGCTCGGACTCGGGCTCTTCACCGCCGCCTCGGTCGTCGGCGGCATCGCGCCGGAGGGCCCGTACCTGATCGGCGCCCGGGCCGTGCAGGGCCTCGGCGCCGCCTTCCTCTCGCCCGCCACGCTCACCCTGGTCGCCGGCGCCGTCCCGGCGGGAGCGGCCAGGACCCGGGCCATCGGCACCTGGACGGCGGTCGGCGCGGCCGGCGGCGCGGCGGGCGGCTTCGTCGGCGGTCTCCTCGTCGACCTGCTCTCCTGGCGCTGGGTCCTGCTCATCAACGTCCCCGTCGGCATCCTCGTCCTCGCCGCCGCGCTGCTCTGGCTCCGCGAGGGCCCCACCGGCACCGGCCGCCGCCTCGACCTGCCGGGCGCCGTCCTCGTCACGGCCGGGCTCGCCACCCTCGCGTACGGCATCGCCCGGACCGAGGAGACGGCCTGGACCGACCCGGCGACCCTCCTCACGCTCCTCGGCGGCCTCGCCCTCCTCGCCGTCTTCGTCGCGGTGGAGGCCCGCACGGCGGCCCCGCTGATGCCGCTCAAGCTCTTCCGCAACCGGGCGGTGTCGGCGGCCAACGTGGCGATCCTGCTGTGCGGTTCGACCTCCTTCGGCATGTGGTTCTTCATGACGACGTACGCGCAGAACGTCCTCGGCTACACCCCGCTCCAGGCCGGCCTCGCCCTCGTGCCCAGCTCCCTCAGCGTGATCCTCGGCTCCAAGCTGGCCCCGCGCCTCATGCCGGTCCTCGGCGCCCGGAACGTCGCCGTGACCGGCGCGCTCATCGGGGCGGCGGGCTTCGCCTGGCAGTCGACACTGACCGTCGACGGCACCTTCCTGGGGACGATCCTGGGCCCGGGCATCCTCATGATGGCGGGCCTCGGCCTCGCCACCACGCCGCTGGCCACCCTCGCGACGTCCAGCGCGGAACCGGGCGACGCGGGCCTCGTCTCCGGCCTCGTCAACACCTCCCGCACGATGGGCGGCGCCCTGGGCCTCGCGGTCCTCTCCACGATCGCCGCGGCGGCCGCCCCCACGGGCCCGTACATCTCCGTGGCCGGCACCCCGGACCCGTACCACCTCGTCCCCGGCTACGCGATGGCCTTCCGCGTCGCGGCCGGAGTCCTCACGGCGGCGGCGGCCCTGATGCTCCTCTGGCTCCCGAAGACCGCGACGCGCTCCGCGAAGGTCTAG
- a CDS encoding lipid-transfer protein: protein MSTKAYVVGVGMTKFEKPETRDWQYWDMAKEAGTAALADAGIPYGSVEQAAVGYCFQASTAGQRAVYELGLTGIPVYNLNNNCATGSTALMTARQFVEGGIADCVLALGFEKMARGSLGGGAGGAGDFKTSPVARHYGIMAAAHGFEMSPPTAQIFGNAAREHMERYGTTEVQLAAVGAKNHQHSANNPNAQFQDVYTVDEILAAKTVHRPLTKLQCSPTSDGAAAALVVSERFVEEHGLRGRAVEIAAQAMTTDTEESFASGSCIDAVGRPMSRAAARQVYERSGLGIEDVDVIELHDCFSINELLTYEALGMCEEGASGKLVESGATTYGGRWVVNPSGGLISKGHPLGATGIAQTAELVWQLRGEAGARQVNGARVGLAHNIGLGGAAVVTLLRRS, encoded by the coding sequence ATGAGCACCAAGGCGTATGTCGTCGGCGTCGGGATGACGAAGTTCGAGAAGCCGGAGACCCGGGACTGGCAGTACTGGGACATGGCGAAGGAGGCCGGCACGGCCGCGCTGGCCGACGCGGGCATCCCGTACGGGAGCGTGGAGCAGGCCGCCGTCGGCTACTGCTTCCAGGCCTCCACCGCCGGACAGCGGGCCGTGTACGAGCTCGGGCTCACCGGCATCCCCGTCTACAACCTCAACAACAACTGCGCGACCGGCTCCACCGCCCTCATGACCGCCCGGCAGTTCGTCGAGGGCGGCATCGCCGACTGCGTCCTCGCCCTCGGCTTCGAGAAGATGGCGCGGGGCTCCCTCGGCGGCGGTGCGGGCGGCGCGGGAGACTTCAAGACCTCCCCGGTCGCCCGGCACTACGGGATCATGGCCGCCGCCCACGGCTTCGAGATGTCCCCGCCCACCGCGCAGATCTTCGGCAACGCGGCCCGGGAGCACATGGAGCGGTACGGGACGACCGAGGTCCAGCTCGCGGCCGTCGGCGCCAAGAACCACCAGCACTCGGCGAACAACCCGAACGCCCAGTTCCAGGACGTCTACACGGTCGACGAGATCCTCGCCGCCAAGACCGTCCACCGGCCCCTCACCAAGCTCCAGTGCTCGCCCACCTCCGACGGCGCGGCGGCGGCCCTCGTCGTCTCCGAGCGGTTCGTCGAGGAACACGGGCTGCGGGGGCGGGCGGTGGAGATCGCCGCCCAGGCGATGACCACCGACACCGAGGAGTCCTTCGCCTCCGGCTCCTGCATCGACGCCGTCGGCCGCCCCATGTCCCGGGCCGCGGCCCGCCAGGTGTACGAGCGCTCCGGGCTCGGCATCGAGGACGTCGACGTCATCGAGCTCCACGACTGCTTCTCCATCAACGAGCTGCTCACCTACGAGGCGCTCGGCATGTGCGAGGAGGGCGCCTCCGGCAAGCTCGTCGAGTCCGGCGCCACCACGTACGGCGGGCGCTGGGTCGTGAACCCCTCCGGCGGGCTCATCTCCAAGGGCCACCCGCTGGGCGCGACCGGCATCGCGCAGACGGCGGAGCTGGTGTGGCAGCTGCGGGGCGAAGCGGGCGCGCGGCAGGTCAACGGGGCGCGGGTCGGGCTCGCGCACAACATCGGGCTCGGCGGGGCGGCGGTGGTGACGCTGCTGCGGAGGTCGTAG
- a CDS encoding acyl-CoA dehydrogenase — translation MGIAITHEQRELARSVRGWLTRAVPPEEVRKYLDVPGAAAGRPAYWDAAVEQGLLGLHLPEEYDGGGGDLGDLAVVVEEAARALLPGPYLSSVLAAELLHRADQGELAAAIARGECLAAVALDGTGSLTAVRTASGWLLDGAAPPVLGGGQADLVLLRATTADGSVWLAVDTEGLAVRTHESADPTRPTGEITARAAHVPGARELALDTALVRDIAAVLLAADACGTAARAVETAAEHARTREQFGRPIGQFQGVKHLCADMLVRLEQARALTWDAARAGHDTARSLTAALAAATALDAAWTCAKDCIQILGGIGFTWEHDAHLLLRRALVARQLLGTGDRHRLAALRHAADGVRRGLRLDLPPEAAPYRTAAREAVAPAAGLDPAAARRALAPTGYAAPYLPEPYGLGAGPVQQLAVQRELDEAGITLPGLGIGAWVAPSLLAHGTPEQQERHLGPTLRGDLIWCQLFSEPGAGSDLASLRTRAERLEDGRWRINGQKVWTSVAQTAHHGILLARTDPDAPKHKGLTYFLVDMRNTPGIDIRPLKEITGDSLFNEVWFDDAILPADAVVGEVNDGWRVARNTLGNERVHMADQVAFDSGLEALIDRAARHDSSVRVRIGDLLAEAHALACIGLRTTLLQVSGLEPGAGASVRKLVQTLHQQKLAELTLELLGPEGAVREGPGERAVHGTLMSRCLTIAGGTTQVQLNVVAERLLGLPRD, via the coding sequence ATGGGCATCGCCATCACGCACGAACAGCGGGAACTCGCCCGGTCCGTCCGGGGCTGGCTCACCCGCGCCGTACCGCCCGAGGAGGTCCGTAAGTACCTGGACGTCCCGGGCGCCGCCGCCGGACGGCCCGCCTACTGGGACGCCGCCGTCGAGCAGGGGCTCCTCGGGCTCCACCTCCCCGAGGAGTACGACGGCGGGGGCGGCGACCTCGGGGACCTCGCCGTCGTCGTCGAGGAGGCGGCGCGGGCACTGCTCCCGGGGCCGTACCTGTCCTCCGTACTCGCCGCCGAGCTCCTGCACCGCGCCGACCAGGGGGAACTGGCCGCCGCGATCGCGCGCGGGGAGTGCCTCGCCGCCGTCGCCCTCGACGGTACGGGGAGCCTCACCGCCGTCCGGACCGCGAGCGGCTGGCTCCTCGACGGAGCCGCGCCCCCCGTCCTCGGCGGTGGCCAGGCCGACCTCGTCCTCCTCCGGGCCACCACCGCCGACGGCTCCGTCTGGCTCGCCGTGGACACCGAAGGGCTCGCCGTCAGGACCCACGAGAGCGCCGACCCGACCCGGCCGACCGGCGAGATCACCGCCCGTGCCGCCCACGTCCCGGGCGCCCGCGAACTCGCCCTCGACACCGCACTCGTACGGGACATCGCCGCCGTCCTCCTCGCCGCCGACGCCTGCGGCACCGCCGCCCGCGCCGTCGAGACCGCCGCCGAACACGCCCGCACCCGCGAGCAGTTCGGACGGCCGATCGGCCAGTTCCAGGGCGTCAAGCACCTCTGCGCCGACATGCTCGTCCGGCTCGAACAGGCCCGCGCCCTCACCTGGGACGCCGCCCGTGCCGGCCACGACACCGCCCGCTCCCTCACCGCCGCGCTCGCCGCCGCCACCGCCCTCGACGCCGCCTGGACCTGCGCCAAGGACTGCATCCAGATCCTCGGTGGCATCGGCTTCACCTGGGAGCACGACGCCCACCTGCTGCTCCGTCGCGCCCTCGTCGCCCGCCAGCTCCTCGGCACCGGCGACCGGCACCGCCTCGCCGCCCTGAGGCACGCCGCCGACGGCGTCCGGCGGGGCCTCCGGCTCGACCTGCCGCCCGAGGCCGCCCCGTACCGCACCGCCGCCCGCGAGGCCGTCGCCCCCGCCGCCGGGCTCGACCCGGCCGCCGCCCGGCGCGCCCTCGCCCCCACCGGCTACGCGGCCCCGTACCTCCCGGAGCCGTACGGACTGGGCGCCGGACCCGTCCAGCAGCTCGCCGTCCAGCGCGAGCTGGACGAGGCCGGGATCACCCTCCCCGGGCTCGGGATCGGCGCCTGGGTCGCGCCCTCCCTCCTCGCCCACGGCACCCCGGAGCAGCAGGAACGCCACCTCGGACCGACCCTGCGCGGCGACCTGATCTGGTGCCAGCTCTTCTCCGAACCCGGCGCCGGCTCCGACCTCGCCTCCCTCCGTACCCGCGCCGAGCGCCTGGAGGACGGCCGCTGGCGGATCAACGGGCAGAAGGTGTGGACGAGCGTCGCGCAGACCGCCCACCACGGCATCCTGCTCGCCCGCACCGACCCGGACGCCCCCAAGCACAAGGGACTGACCTACTTCCTCGTCGACATGCGGAACACCCCCGGCATCGACATCCGGCCGCTCAAGGAGATCACCGGGGACTCCCTCTTCAACGAGGTCTGGTTCGACGACGCGATCCTCCCCGCCGACGCGGTCGTCGGCGAGGTGAACGACGGCTGGCGGGTCGCCCGCAACACCCTCGGCAACGAACGCGTCCACATGGCCGACCAGGTCGCCTTCGACAGCGGCCTCGAAGCCCTCATCGACCGGGCCGCCCGGCACGACAGCTCCGTCCGCGTACGGATCGGGGACCTGCTCGCCGAGGCGCACGCGCTCGCCTGCATCGGACTCCGCACCACCCTGCTCCAGGTGTCCGGCCTCGAACCCGGCGCGGGTGCCAGCGTCCGCAAGCTCGTCCAGACCCTCCACCAGCAGAAGCTCGCCGAGCTCACCCTGGAACTCCTCGGCCCCGAGGGCGCGGTGCGCGAGGGCCCCGGCGAACGGGCCGTGCACGGAACGCTCATGTCCCGCTGCCTCACCATCGCGGGCGGCACCACCCAAGTACAGCTGAATGTCGTCGCCGAGCGCCTGCTCGGCCTGCCGAGAGACTGA
- a CDS encoding DUF4259 domain-containing protein, giving the protein MGTWDIGPFDSDTAADFSYRVDEAPAEKRAEVLRAAFREVTTAGDDYLDLDLAVEAIASAALVAAQCPGGEPVTTAYGPKQPLPELPAELRPMAVEALDRVLVPDSELLELWEESDGEEWKAGIRKLRAVLAGA; this is encoded by the coding sequence ATGGGTACCTGGGACATCGGCCCGTTCGACAGCGACACCGCCGCCGACTTCTCCTACCGGGTGGACGAGGCCCCGGCCGAGAAGCGGGCGGAGGTGCTGCGCGCGGCCTTCCGCGAGGTGACCACGGCCGGTGACGACTACCTGGACTTGGACCTTGCGGTGGAGGCGATCGCGTCGGCGGCGCTGGTCGCGGCGCAGTGCCCGGGCGGGGAGCCGGTCACGACCGCGTACGGCCCGAAGCAGCCCCTGCCCGAACTCCCGGCGGAGTTGCGCCCGATGGCCGTCGAGGCGCTCGACCGGGTGCTCGTCCCGGACTCGGAGCTCCTGGAGCTGTGGGAGGAGTCGGACGGCGAGGAGTGGAAGGCGGGGATACGGAAGCTCCGCGCGGTCCTGGCGGGGGCGTAG
- a CDS encoding DedA family protein gives MDKIALTAGALYVIVLLRAGGTFAVGWLAGAGARRSRFAGRISSAKFQRAERAIQRWGAPVVAVSFLTIGFQTAANFLAGSMRMPLPRYLPALFVGGAAWALIYATAGLGALEVLGRLFAEQTALGVSAVAVLLLAVCGVVVYRRRRAVPSSGDTVAEEA, from the coding sequence GTGGATAAGATCGCGCTCACGGCCGGAGCCCTGTACGTCATCGTCCTGCTCCGCGCCGGAGGGACGTTCGCCGTCGGGTGGCTCGCCGGCGCCGGTGCTCGGCGCAGCAGGTTCGCCGGGCGGATCTCCTCGGCGAAGTTCCAGCGCGCCGAGCGGGCGATCCAGCGATGGGGCGCGCCGGTGGTGGCCGTCTCCTTCCTGACCATCGGCTTCCAGACCGCCGCCAACTTCCTCGCGGGCAGCATGCGCATGCCGTTGCCGCGGTACCTCCCCGCCCTCTTCGTGGGCGGAGCGGCCTGGGCGCTGATCTACGCGACCGCGGGGCTGGGCGCGCTCGAAGTGCTGGGACGGCTCTTCGCCGAGCAGACGGCCCTCGGGGTGTCCGCCGTGGCCGTCCTTCTCCTCGCGGTGTGCGGGGTGGTGGTGTACCGCAGGAGAAGGGCGGTCCCGTCCTCCGGTGACACCGTGGCCGAGGAAGCGTGA
- a CDS encoding DUF397 domain-containing protein — protein sequence METNQNLAGARWRKSSYSGDNGGDCIEVADLTAHIAVRDSKNPEGPAFRATPAAFAAFVSAAAGGRLR from the coding sequence ATGGAGACCAACCAGAACCTGGCGGGAGCGCGCTGGCGTAAGTCCTCGTACAGCGGTGACAACGGCGGCGACTGCATCGAGGTCGCCGACCTCACCGCCCACATCGCCGTCCGCGACTCCAAGAACCCCGAAGGCCCCGCCTTCCGCGCCACCCCCGCCGCCTTCGCGGCGTTCGTGAGCGCCGCCGCCGGGGGGCGGCTCCGCTGA
- a CDS encoding helix-turn-helix transcriptional regulator, with the protein MVNIRSLDPSASPLDYYGYELRHLREGAGLSQSQLGDILFCTGSLVGQIETARKVPTREFSERLDAALMTGGFFTRLVGLVLKSQLPSWFRPYADMEAKATYLCSFQVQLVHGLLQTEGYARALMGARFESDLDALVAARIERQRILGREHPPLFWVVMSEAALRQEVGGWRVMREQLAHLLAVQEREWVKIQILPFEAGAHAGSHGSFNLLRFESDPDLVYTEDFVQGHMTVDSAAFREGSLRYDHLRAAALSVEDSSALITRVMEGHYGDQPEPGGSALA; encoded by the coding sequence GTGGTCAACATCCGCAGCCTGGATCCGAGCGCCTCGCCGCTGGACTACTACGGATACGAACTCCGCCACCTGAGAGAAGGCGCCGGGCTCAGCCAGTCGCAGCTCGGCGACATCCTCTTCTGTACCGGCTCGCTCGTCGGTCAGATCGAGACAGCGAGAAAGGTCCCGACCAGGGAGTTCTCGGAGCGGCTCGACGCGGCGCTGATGACGGGCGGGTTCTTCACGCGACTGGTGGGGCTCGTACTGAAGAGCCAACTGCCGTCGTGGTTCAGGCCGTACGCGGACATGGAGGCGAAGGCGACGTACCTCTGCTCCTTCCAGGTGCAGCTGGTGCACGGACTGCTCCAGACGGAGGGCTACGCCCGTGCCCTCATGGGAGCCCGGTTCGAGAGCGACCTCGATGCCTTGGTCGCCGCCCGCATCGAGCGCCAGCGGATCCTTGGCCGCGAGCATCCGCCGCTGTTCTGGGTCGTCATGAGCGAGGCGGCACTGCGTCAGGAGGTCGGCGGGTGGAGGGTGATGCGGGAGCAACTGGCCCACCTGTTGGCGGTGCAGGAGCGCGAGTGGGTGAAGATCCAGATCCTCCCGTTCGAGGCGGGAGCGCACGCGGGATCGCACGGTTCCTTCAACCTTCTCCGCTTCGAAAGCGACCCCGATCTCGTCTACACCGAGGACTTCGTCCAGGGGCATATGACCGTGGATTCGGCCGCGTTCAGGGAGGGGTCGCTCCGTTACGATCACCTGCGAGCGGCCGCTCTCTCGGTGGAGGACTCGTCCGCGCTGATCACCCGCGTCATGGAGGGACACTATGGAGACCAACCAGAACCTGGCGGGAGCGCGCTGGCGTAA
- a CDS encoding ATP-binding protein: protein MNQATDLYPAALATSYRMGFTVGEHSAGHMRRILRIFLTRWELDHLADSGTLALTELVANVVRHVPGRRCSVLMLREPYGLRVEVTDAVPGTVIAKLAGPLEQSGRGLALVEAVTDRWGVDEAADGKTVWFECDA from the coding sequence ATGAATCAGGCAACAGACCTCTATCCTGCGGCACTTGCGACGAGCTACCGGATGGGGTTCACCGTCGGTGAGCACTCGGCCGGTCACATGCGCCGCATCCTCCGCATCTTCCTCACCCGGTGGGAACTCGACCACCTCGCCGACTCCGGCACGCTCGCGCTCACCGAGCTCGTCGCCAACGTCGTCCGGCACGTGCCGGGCCGGCGGTGCTCCGTGCTGATGCTGCGGGAGCCGTACGGGCTGCGGGTCGAGGTCACGGACGCCGTGCCCGGGACGGTGATCGCGAAGCTCGCCGGTCCGCTGGAGCAGAGCGGGCGGGGGCTCGCGCTCGTGGAGGCGGTGACGGACCGGTGGGGGGTCGACGAGGCGGCCGACGGGAAGACGGTGTGGTTCGAGTGCGACGCGTAG
- a CDS encoding class I SAM-dependent methyltransferase gives MSVPAPEILAAFEAAKGFMPVGEGLALYEVATEAAKLGLPLLEVGTYCGRSTILLADVARQAGTVAVTVDHHRGSEEQQPGWEYHDPTVVDPEVGLMDTLPTFRRTLHKAGLEEHVVAVVGRSPLVAKAWGGQLGLVFIDGGHTDEHATNDYEGWAPKVAPGGLLVIHDVFPNPEDGGQAPYRIYLRALESGDFEEISVTDSLRVLRRRG, from the coding sequence ATGTCCGTGCCCGCGCCCGAGATCCTTGCCGCCTTCGAGGCCGCGAAGGGCTTCATGCCCGTCGGGGAGGGCCTCGCGCTGTACGAGGTGGCCACGGAGGCCGCCAAGCTCGGGCTGCCGCTCCTGGAGGTCGGGACGTACTGCGGGCGGTCCACGATCCTGCTCGCCGACGTGGCCCGGCAGGCGGGGACGGTCGCGGTGACCGTGGACCACCACCGGGGCAGCGAGGAGCAGCAGCCGGGCTGGGAGTACCACGACCCGACCGTCGTCGACCCGGAGGTGGGGCTGATGGACACCCTCCCCACCTTCCGCAGGACGCTGCACAAGGCCGGCCTCGAGGAGCACGTCGTGGCGGTCGTCGGCCGTTCGCCGCTGGTCGCGAAGGCGTGGGGCGGGCAGCTCGGCCTCGTGTTCATCGACGGCGGACACACCGACGAGCACGCCACGAACGACTACGAAGGCTGGGCCCCCAAGGTCGCCCCCGGGGGCCTGCTCGTCATCCACGACGTCTTCCCGAACCCGGAGGACGGCGGCCAGGCGCCGTACCGGATCTACCTCCGCGCCCTGGAGTCGGGCGACTTCGAGGAGATCTCGGTCACCGACTCGCTGCGGGTCCTGCGCCGCCGGGGCTGA